In the Bacillus sp. HSf4 genome, GAGATTTCCTCGGCGTACATCTCCCTTGTACATGGAATATCACCGTAGTAATAGTCGGCATGTGTCGTACCCAATGACGGAATATCCCTGCCGGATTGCGCCCAGCTCGTCGCCCACGGGGAATGGGTATGGACAATACCGCCTATCGTCGCAAATTGTTTGTAAAGATAAAGGTGTGTCGGTGTATCGGAAGACGGCTTCAGTTTGCCTTCTACGACCTCGCCTTCCAAGTTCAAAACGACTAAATCTTCCGCTTTTAACTCGCTGTATTTCACACCGCTCGGCTTAATGACCACCAGCCCTTTCTCGCGGTCGACGCCGCTCACATTCCCCCATGTAAATGTGACGAGGCGGTGCTCCTCAAGCTGTAAATTCGCTTTTAAAACCTGTTCTTTTAACGCTTCCAGCACAAGTTTCCCCCTCCTTTTAATGATCGTTTAGCGGACGGCCGGGCTGACGGACTGGATGTTTTTTAATTTTTTGAGACGCTTCATGACATCGTTTTGTTTTCCGAAATACGTATACAGCGCCTTGTATTCCTCATATAGCTGATCATACAATGCGACGTTTTCCGGTATCGGTTTGTACGTATGCTCTTTGATTTTGCCCATATGTCTGACAGCATCTTCGATATGATCATACCCGCCGTTTTCGCTTCCGGCAGCAAGGGCTCCGAATATCGCAGATCCTAAAGCGGGAGCCTGCGGAGAGCCGGAAATTTTGATTTCCATGTTTGTCACATCAGCGTAGATCTGCATGATGAACGGATTTTTTTCGGCAATTCCGCCCGCGGCATACAGCTCTTCGATCGGTACGCCGCTTTGTCTGAACGTTTCAATGATAATTCTCGTGCCGTAGGCGGTCGCTTCCACCAATGCCCGGTATATGTCTTCCGGCTTTGTGGCGAGCGTCATCCCCAGCATCATTCCCGTCAAGTCCGCATCGACCAGTGTCGAACGGTTGCCGTTCCACCAGTCCAATGCAAGCAGCCCGCTTTCGCCGATGCGCAGCTTGTCGGCTTTTTCGCTCAACAGCTCAAAAATCGTGATCCCTTTTGCTTCCGCTTCTTTCATATAGGATTCCGGTACAAAGTGCTCAATCATCCAGTGAAAATGATCGCCGACACAGGACTGACCCGCTTCATAGCCGACATATCCCGGGAGAATGCCGTTTTCAACGACACCGCACATGCCCGGCACCATCCGGATATCCTCGCCGAGCAGCACATGGCAAGTGGATGTCCCCATGATCATCAGCATTTTTCCCGGTTCCGTGATTCCGACGGCCGGCACTGAAACGTGGGCGTCGACATTTGCGACGGCAACCGCCGTTCCCGGTAAAAGACCTGTTTTGGCCGCCATTTCCGCAGTCAATCCGCCAGCTTTTTCTCCAACCGAATAAATGTCTTCCGCTAATTTTTCCTGAACGATTGTTTCCAGCTTCGGATGCAAAGCCGCGAAAAAGTCGCCGGATGGATAGCCGGTCTTATTGTTCCAGATCGCTTTATAACCGGCTGTACAGTTGTTTCGTTTTCTGTTTCCGCAAAGGGTGAAGACGATCCAGTCGGCCGCTTCCATCATTTCGGCCGCCGCGTCATAAATGTCAGGCGCTTCTTCTGCGATTTGCATCACTTTTGGCACAAGCCATTCAGAAGAAATTTTCCCGCCGTATCTTTTCAGAAAATCTTCATTTCTCTCCTCTGCGATTTGATTGAGCCGGTTTGCGTGCTCCTGTGCAGCATGGTGCTTCCAAAGCTTCACATAGCTGTGAGGTTCTGCGGCGTATTCAGCCCTCATGCATAGCGGTGTCCCGGCTTCATCAACCGGCAGAATCGTGCATGCGGTAAAATCGATGCCGATGCCGATGATGTCTTCCGGAGCCGTTTTCGATTGCGCCAAAAGGCTTGGAATCGTTTCTTCCAGCACTTCAATATAGTCCGCCGGGTGCTGAAGCGCCCAGTCCCTCGGAAGCTTCCGTTTTGTTCCGGGCAGTTCATGGTCAATCACGCCGTGCGTGTACTCTTTTACAGCAGTCGCAACCTCCTCACCGGTCCTGACATCGACCAAGACAGCTCTCCCCGATAACGTTCCAAAGTCAACCCCGATTGTGTATGACATATGCTCACCCCTTAAAACATGCGAAGCCGATGTGCAGCTTCACTCCATTTGAGTTCGTTCCGCAGGTTTGGAATCGTTGTGCCGCGATTGATCAAAACTGCTTCAATACCTGACATTTCAGCCCAGTCGAGCAATTGTTCAGCGGTCAGCTGATAAGAAAGGCATGTATGATGCGCTCCACCTGCCAAAATCCAGGCCTCCGCAGACGTTCTGAGAGACGGCTCCGGCTTCCAAAGGACGCGGGCCACCGGAAGATTCGGCATATCATGCTCCACTTTTTGAGCTTCCACTTCATTAATCACGAGCCGGAAGCGCCCGCCCAAGTCGACGAGAGAGGCATTAACAGCGGAACCCGCGATTCCGTCAAACACGAGCCGGGCCGGATCATCTTTGCCACCCATTGACAGAGGATGGACTTCAATTCTCGGCTTGCTGTCGGCAATTGAAGGACATACCTCAAGCATGTGCGAGCCAAGAATCATTTCATTGCCCGGTTCAAAGTGATAAGTGTAATCTTCCATGAATGATGTCTCTTTTCCGTCTGCCATCACTTTCATCATGCGGACGAGAGCCGCCGTTTTCCAATCTCCTTCTCCTCCGAAGCCGTAGCCCTCAGCCATGAGCCTTTGGACAGCCAAACCCGGCAGTTGCTTCATGCCGTACAGATCTTCAAAGGTCGTCGTAAAGGCGGTGTAGCCGCCGCCTTCGAGAAAGCGCTTTAATCCAAGCTCAATCCGGGCCTGCTCTTTCACGGATTCACGGACGCCATCTCTTTTCGGCCAGTCGTAGAGCTCCTCATATTCGGCCAGCAGCTCGCTTAAGCTTTGTTCTGATACCGCGTCGATCTCCCGGACGAGATCGCCGATTCCATAGCCGTCAACAGTCCAGCCGAACTGAATTTGTGCTTCGATTTTATCCCCTTCCGTCACAGCAACATTGCGCATGTTGTCGCCGAAACGGGCCACTTTGATATGACGGCTTTCAATGTAAGCCACCGCAGCGCTCATCCAGCGATCGATCGACCGTTTCACATCCTCGTCTTCCCAGTAGCCGGCAATGACCTTACGCGGAATGCCCAGTCTTGTTCCGATAAAGCCATATTCGCGGTCGCCGTGGGCAGATTGATTGATATTCATGAAGTCCATATCGATTTGGTCCCATGGAATGTCCCTGTTGAACTGTGTATGAAAATGAAGGAGCGGTTTATTCAGCTCAGAAAGGCACGGAATCCACATTTTTGCCGGTGAAAATGTGTGCATCCATGTGATGACGCCGGCGCATGTCTCATCCCTGTTAGCCTCTTCAAAGAGCTTTCTGATGCCATCAAGCGAGGTCGCAACCGCCTTGTACTTGATGTTGAACTTCAATTGGCCGTCATTTAATCCTTTGCAGATGATGTTTGAATGATCTTCAACTTCCCTTACGGCCTCTTCTCCATATAAATGCTGACTGCCCGTCACAAACCAAAATTCATGCGTTTTTGACTGAATCAAGATGTTGCCTCCTTTGCATTTAAGGTATTGTGGAACATTAGTAAACTATTAAAACGCTTACATAAACATCTGGCCAATCTATTCGGTACCGATGATGATGATTCTATATGTACGTACAATTAATAATAAAAAATATATTTGTACGAACAAGTTTATTATATTAATAAGACCACATACTGTCAATTTAATTTCCGGTTTGTTTGGCAATTTTTTTTGACAATTCGCAAACAAAAAACGCCAAGCAGCAGAATACCGCTTGGCTCTAAGAACGATTAATACCTCGGCCACCCTTGGGAATCCCAGTACAAATCGTTGATCAGCAATTTGGAAACCCCATTGTCAAGAGCGTCATAGCCGTGTCTGACAATAATGGAGTTGTTCAGCACATCCTGATGTCCAGGTCCTTTCCAGCGTTCGTTTCCGGCGTCCAATATCGTCCCCCCGCCGTTCAGCATGTTTCGGCCGCTCTTGTCATAATAAGGCCCCGTAATATTTTTCGAACGGCCGTAGGCAATTTTATACGTGCTGTCGATCCCCTGGCAGCAACGGTCAAATGAAACGAATAAATAATAGTAGCCGTCTTTGTACGTAATGTTCGGAGCTTCAACAGCTCCGCCATTATTCGGCCTTGAAGCGATCGAATACAGCTCCCCCGTTGGCTTCATCGTATTTTTATCAAGCTTTGTCAACTTGATGCCGCTCCAAAACGAACCGAAGGAAAGCCATGGATTCCCGTCTTTATCAACCACCAAGTCTCCATCTATCGCATTATAATTGTTTGCAGAAGTCGACCTGATGACAAGCCCGTCATCGCGCCACTGGCCGGAAGCGATCCGGTCTGTTGAAGCCAGCCCGATCGCAGAAGTGTTTGAGCCGAATGAAGAAACGGAATAGTAAAGCCAATACCGCCCGTTATAGTAACTGATATCAGGCGCCCATTGATGCGCTTCGTGATTTGGTACGTACATCTTCCACCATGACAATGGAGTTGGAAAGATGCTCGGCGCTGCGCTCCATGTGATTCCGTCAGCTGATTTGATGACGCGCAGTCCGCTGCCAAGACCGGTTCCAAAGGTGTACCATGTATTCCCTTCTTTAATGATGGAAGGGTCATGAATAAAGTTGTCTCCTTTCGTATCCCAAAATGCAGCCGAAGCTGCTTGAGGCGTTGAAAAAGCCGTGATCAAACCAATCATCAAAGCCGCCGTCAAAGAAATTCCTTTCAAAACGCGCTTCACTAAACCACACTCCTATCCATCATATTGCACGACAAAAACAAACGGTCCCCCTCCCTTGTAATTTTTTGGAACATTGTTATATATGTAAGCGTTTTCTAAAATATTCTAAAAAAAGCAGACAGCTTACAAAACTGTCTGCTTAATCACCATTCAATCAAATGTAATATGTTGAACTGTTTCTTTGTCTAACCTTTTGACGACTTCGGTAATTAATTTCACCGCATTTTCATAATCATCGCGATGGAGCATAGCCGCATGTGTGTGGATATAGCGGGTCGCAATCGTAATCGACAGAGCGGGCACTCCGTTTGCTGTCAGGTGGATTGAACCCGAATCGGTTCCTCCGCCTGAAAGAGCGTCAAATTGATATGGAATCCCGGCTTCGTCCGCTACTTTTGTGACAAAATCGCGAAGCCCTTTATGCGATACCATTGAGGCATCGTACAAAATGATCTGCGGTCCTTCGCCCATTTTACTAGTCGACTCTTTTTCTGTAATTCCCGGTGTGTCCCCGGCGATTCCGACGTCAACACCAAAGGCGATATCAGGCTTGATTGTGTGTGCGGCCGTTTTTGCGCCGCGCAGTCCGACTTCTTCCTGAACGGTGCCGACACCATAGACCACATTCGGGTGATCGGCTCCTTTCAAATTTTTCAAGACGTCGATGGCAATCGCACAGCCGATGCGGTTGTCCCATGCTTTGGCAAGCAGCATTTTCTCATTGTTCATGACCGTAAATTCGAAGTAAGGCACAATTTGGTCTCCCGGAAGAACGCCCCATTCCATCGCTTCCTCACGGCTTGAAGCGCCGATATCGATGAACATGTCTTTGATGTCGACCGGTTTTTTGCGCGCGTCAGGCGACAGGACATGCGGCGGTTTTGAACCGATCACACCGGTGATGTCCCCTTTTTTTGTTACGATCGTTACGCGCTGTGCCAGCATGACCTGGGACCACCAGCCACCTACCGTTTGAAACCGGAGATAGCCTCTGTCATCTATGCGTGTCACCATAAAACCGACTTCATCAAGATGACCGGCGATCATGATTTTCGGCCCGTCAGCTTGTCCGGTTTTTTTCGCAATCAGGCTTCCCAGTCTGTCTGTCGTTACCTCGTCTGCAAACGGCTCTATGTATGACCTCATCACTTTTCTCGGTTCTTTTTCATTTGCCGGTATTCCTTTTGCATCTGTTAATTCCTTTAGCATGGCCAGTGTTTCATCGAGTTTTGCCATCAATACATTGCCTCCTTTATTAACCCTCATTACTATTATACAAAAACATGCCTTTTCAATACGGTCAATATTGCCTCTAGCTTTTTTCATAAAAAATGAAACCTTAT is a window encoding:
- the araD gene encoding L-ribulose-5-phosphate 4-epimerase, with translation MLEALKEQVLKANLQLEEHRLVTFTWGNVSGVDREKGLVVIKPSGVKYSELKAEDLVVLNLEGEVVEGKLKPSSDTPTHLYLYKQFATIGGIVHTHSPWATSWAQSGRDIPSLGTTHADYYYGDIPCTREMYAEEISGQYELNTGKVIAETFQHLDYRDVPGVLVNNHGPFCWAEDALTAVHNAVVLEEVAKMAYHSLMLNPSLHPISSALQDRHFFRKHGADAYYGQ
- the araB gene encoding ribulokinase; the protein is MSYTIGVDFGTLSGRAVLVDVRTGEEVATAVKEYTHGVIDHELPGTKRKLPRDWALQHPADYIEVLEETIPSLLAQSKTAPEDIIGIGIDFTACTILPVDEAGTPLCMRAEYAAEPHSYVKLWKHHAAQEHANRLNQIAEERNEDFLKRYGGKISSEWLVPKVMQIAEEAPDIYDAAAEMMEAADWIVFTLCGNRKRNNCTAGYKAIWNNKTGYPSGDFFAALHPKLETIVQEKLAEDIYSVGEKAGGLTAEMAAKTGLLPGTAVAVANVDAHVSVPAVGITEPGKMLMIMGTSTCHVLLGEDIRMVPGMCGVVENGILPGYVGYEAGQSCVGDHFHWMIEHFVPESYMKEAEAKGITIFELLSEKADKLRIGESGLLALDWWNGNRSTLVDADLTGMMLGMTLATKPEDIYRALVEATAYGTRIIIETFRQSGVPIEELYAAGGIAEKNPFIMQIYADVTNMEIKISGSPQAPALGSAIFGALAAGSENGGYDHIEDAVRHMGKIKEHTYKPIPENVALYDQLYEEYKALYTYFGKQNDVMKRLKKLKNIQSVSPAVR
- the araA gene encoding L-arabinose isomerase, whose product is MIQSKTHEFWFVTGSQHLYGEEAVREVEDHSNIICKGLNDGQLKFNIKYKAVATSLDGIRKLFEEANRDETCAGVITWMHTFSPAKMWIPCLSELNKPLLHFHTQFNRDIPWDQIDMDFMNINQSAHGDREYGFIGTRLGIPRKVIAGYWEDEDVKRSIDRWMSAAVAYIESRHIKVARFGDNMRNVAVTEGDKIEAQIQFGWTVDGYGIGDLVREIDAVSEQSLSELLAEYEELYDWPKRDGVRESVKEQARIELGLKRFLEGGGYTAFTTTFEDLYGMKQLPGLAVQRLMAEGYGFGGEGDWKTAALVRMMKVMADGKETSFMEDYTYHFEPGNEMILGSHMLEVCPSIADSKPRIEVHPLSMGGKDDPARLVFDGIAGSAVNASLVDLGGRFRLVINEVEAQKVEHDMPNLPVARVLWKPEPSLRTSAEAWILAGGAHHTCLSYQLTAEQLLDWAEMSGIEAVLINRGTTIPNLRNELKWSEAAHRLRMF
- a CDS encoding glycoside hydrolase family 43 protein; this translates as MIGLITAFSTPQAASAAFWDTKGDNFIHDPSIIKEGNTWYTFGTGLGSGLRVIKSADGITWSAAPSIFPTPLSWWKMYVPNHEAHQWAPDISYYNGRYWLYYSVSSFGSNTSAIGLASTDRIASGQWRDDGLVIRSTSANNYNAIDGDLVVDKDGNPWLSFGSFWSGIKLTKLDKNTMKPTGELYSIASRPNNGGAVEAPNITYKDGYYYLFVSFDRCCQGIDSTYKIAYGRSKNITGPYYDKSGRNMLNGGGTILDAGNERWKGPGHQDVLNNSIIVRHGYDALDNGVSKLLINDLYWDSQGWPRY
- a CDS encoding M42 family metallopeptidase, which translates into the protein MAKLDETLAMLKELTDAKGIPANEKEPRKVMRSYIEPFADEVTTDRLGSLIAKKTGQADGPKIMIAGHLDEVGFMVTRIDDRGYLRFQTVGGWWSQVMLAQRVTIVTKKGDITGVIGSKPPHVLSPDARKKPVDIKDMFIDIGASSREEAMEWGVLPGDQIVPYFEFTVMNNEKMLLAKAWDNRIGCAIAIDVLKNLKGADHPNVVYGVGTVQEEVGLRGAKTAAHTIKPDIAFGVDVGIAGDTPGITEKESTSKMGEGPQIILYDASMVSHKGLRDFVTKVADEAGIPYQFDALSGGGTDSGSIHLTANGVPALSITIATRYIHTHAAMLHRDDYENAVKLITEVVKRLDKETVQHITFD